GGGTAACGCCCAATGCAGGTGTACGCCACGGCTGAGTCGCAGGCTCTGGTCACGAAACGGATGGGAAACGATCTCTTCGCTGATGTAGGGGACGTCGGCGTTGGCGTTCTGTCCCTTCTCGCCGTCGTAATACGGCAGTTTGGAGAAGTCGGCCATCGCCTCGAGCACGGTCTGCGCGGATTCCAGAAAGAGTGCATCGAGGTGTATGGGTACAAACAAACCGTTAGCTTCTTGCAACTTATGCCTCTTTTCGGTATGCGATCATCGGCGAGCAGGTCACAATCTTACACCTTTATCTTACGTCCATTTTACGCCCATTCTCCCTGCGGCGATAGACAAGAATCAATCTGCTTTGGGGGCAGTTTCACTACAATAATTTGTAACCCGTGAAGTAACTGCTCAGGCGGCCCCCCTGCCCCCCAATCCTGGGGGAAAAAGCATTCGGCTCCCCCACGATTGGGGGGCAGGGGGGCGCTCCGGGCGCTATCGAGACCATTGAAAACGCCGGTGAAAACGCCGGTGAAAACGCCGGTGAAAACGCCGGTGAAAACGCCGGTGAAAACGCCGGTGAAAACGCCGGGAAGGATCCTTTCGCTGCTCAAGGAGAATCCGCATTTGGCCATTGCTGATCTTGCAGTCAGCATCGAAATATCAGAAAGCGCAGTCGAGCGCGCCATCCGCAAATTGCGCGAACAGAATCGCCTGCGCCGCATCGGCCCAACAAAAGGCGGCTACTGGGAGATCGCCGGCTGATCTCGTCCAGCGGGCCAATTGCTCGAATCCAGCCGCGATGATACAATTCGATTGTGTTCGAGTGCGAAGCCAATCGCCGGCATGTGAGGAGTTGAGCGATGATCGTAAGATCAGATGATGATCCTCTCCAACGACAAAGCCAACCCGACCTTGCGTCAGCAATGTTGCGCCTGAGATCGGAACGGTTCGTCAGGAGACTGTTGCTATGAATCTGAACGACCTGAAATCCCAAGCAGCCCTCGGTGAGGACAGCCGCCGCCAGTTCAAGCGCGACGTGACCAACGCCGACAGCCTGGCGGCTGAGATGGCGGCCTTCGCCAACTCCGAAGGGGGCGTGATTTACCTCGGCGTGGCCGACGACGGCAGTTTGCCTGGCCTGAGCCTGGCCGATGTGGCGCGCATCAACCAGTTGATCAGTAATACAGCCTCCCAGCACATTCGCAGCCCGATCACAGTGCTGACGGAGAACCTGGAGCTCGACAGCAACCGGCTGGTGATTGTACTCACCGTGCCGAAGGGGATTGACAAGCCTTACTTCGACCGTAACGGCGTCATCTGGTTGAAGAGCGGTGCAGACAAGCGCCGCATCAACTCCAAAGAGGAACTGCGCCGCCTGTTTCAGAGCGTGGATCAGTTTCACGCTGACGAGTTGCCCACCAAGGCCGGCATTGACAAACTGGACCGGCTGCGCTTCCGCGACTTCTTGCGCGATTTCTACAAGCAGGAGTTTCCCGACGCGGCCGAGGAGCGGCTGACGCTGCTGCAAAACATGAACCTGGCCACCGACAGCGGCATGCTCAACCTGGCCGGGGTGCTGCTCTTCGCCGAGCGGCCTGAGTGGATCAAACCGCAGTTCATCGTCAAGGCCATTCGCTATCCGGGCAACGCGATTCACGTCAGCGATTACCTGGACAGCGAGGATTTCGTCGGGCCGTTGCCCCAGCAGTTTACCGGGGCCCTGGCCTTTGTCATGCGCAATCTGCGCAAGGTGCAGGCCGGGCGGGGGGTCAATGCGCTGGGGACGCCGGAAATTCCAGCTTCTGTCTTCGAGGAACTGCTGGTCAATGCCCTGGCGCACCGCGACTACTTCATCAACGCGCCCATCCGGCTGTTCATCTTCGACAACCGC
The DNA window shown above is from Candidatus Amarolinea dominans and carries:
- a CDS encoding putative DNA binding domain-containing protein, which codes for MNLNDLKSQAALGEDSRRQFKRDVTNADSLAAEMAAFANSEGGVIYLGVADDGSLPGLSLADVARINQLISNTASQHIRSPITVLTENLELDSNRLVIVLTVPKGIDKPYFDRNGVIWLKSGADKRRINSKEELRRLFQSVDQFHADELPTKAGIDKLDRLRFRDFLRDFYKQEFPDAAEERLTLLQNMNLATDSGMLNLAGVLLFAERPEWIKPQFIVKAIRYPGNAIHVSDYLDSEDFVGPLPQQFTGALAFVMRNLRKVQAGRGVNALGTPEIPASVFEELLVNALAHRDYFINAPIRLFIFDNRIEIISPGHLPNNLTVAKIRTGNSIIRNPILVSYIAKGLLPYRGLGSGIKRALEDWPEIDFTDDRDGCLFTATVHRKEDIGLVELEISSQKSAVETRSAQKSAQKSAQKSAQKIIELMRVDPTITIAQLVENVGVKDRAIKKQIEKLKAQGRIRRIGPDKGGHWEVIE
- a CDS encoding winged helix-turn-helix transcriptional regulator, which gives rise to MGGRGALRALSRPLKTPVKTPVKTPVKTPVKTPVKTPVKTPGRILSLLKENPHLAIADLAVSIEISESAVERAIRKLREQNRLRRIGPTKGGYWEIAG